The genome window GGCGGTATCAATGTCATCATTGACCACCACCTGATCGAACTCGTCCATCGCGGCCAACTCCCCGCGCGCCGTATCCAGGCGGCGGGCAATCACGTCCTCCGGCTCCGTACCCCGCCCCGTGAGGCGCTCCACGAGCACCTCCCAGGACGGCGGGGCCAGAAACACGGTGGTGGCCTCGGGCATCATCGCCTTGACGTTACGGGCACCCACCAGGTCCACCTCAACGAGGACGGGACGGCCCTCGGACAGCGCCTGCTCCACCGGAGCCGCCGGGGTGCCGGAGCGTTGCAGGCCGCCATGAATATCGGCCCACTCCAGCATTTCACCCTTATCAATGCGCTCCTGGAACTCCTCCGGGGTGACATAAAAGTAGTCCACCCCGTCC of Corynebacterium sp. 21KM1197 contains these proteins:
- the gmk gene encoding guanylate kinase — translated: MVGENPRGQLVVLAGPSAVGKSTVVHRLRGSVSDLYFSVSMTTRSPRPGEVDGVDYFYVTPEEFQERIDKGEMLEWADIHGGLQRSGTPAAPVEQALSEGRPVLVEVDLVGARNVKAMMPEATTVFLAPPSWEVLVERLTGRGTEPEDVIARRLDTARGELAAMDEFDQVVVNDDIDTAVAAIGGILRGE